A DNA window from Streptomyces sp. 71268 contains the following coding sequences:
- a CDS encoding phosphatase PAP2 family protein yields MLLFLLVTWQVAAHGPLRALDERLSHDTARHGAVPSGYSVSALVDVLAEFGADFGGVVAVLPPLAVTVAVAAWCGYRVRLRLWWLPPLTAALALGAVPALVAPLKAWLGRPGPDGAPIASGNGYYPSGHAATAAVGYGAVLLLIAFTRAITRPPAPSEVPMTASGAPPATAAPTVPRTACWWGTAALTCLNVGVGAGLVRRGYHWPLDVLGSWCLSALLLSCVVWSVGRALSVNRPAPAPARGPQPPRASPTPGPRDR; encoded by the coding sequence GTGTTGCTTTTCCTACTCGTCACCTGGCAGGTGGCCGCCCATGGCCCCCTCCGCGCACTCGACGAGCGACTGAGCCACGACACGGCGCGGCACGGGGCCGTGCCGTCCGGATACTCGGTCTCGGCCCTCGTCGATGTCCTGGCCGAGTTCGGCGCGGATTTCGGCGGCGTCGTCGCCGTCCTGCCGCCGCTAGCGGTGACGGTCGCGGTCGCGGCGTGGTGCGGCTACCGCGTACGGCTCCGTCTGTGGTGGCTGCCGCCCCTGACGGCGGCGCTCGCCCTGGGCGCCGTACCCGCGCTCGTCGCCCCGTTGAAGGCATGGCTCGGGCGGCCTGGCCCGGACGGCGCCCCAATTGCATCCGGGAACGGTTACTACCCCTCCGGCCATGCCGCCACTGCCGCCGTCGGCTACGGGGCGGTGCTCCTGCTGATCGCCTTCACCCGGGCCATCACGCGCCCGCCGGCACCGTCGGAAGTGCCGATGACTGCGTCCGGGGCGCCCCCGGCGACAGCGGCCCCCACCGTGCCCCGTACCGCCTGCTGGTGGGGCACGGCCGCGCTGACATGCCTGAACGTGGGCGTCGGCGCGGGCCTGGTACGACGCGGGTACCACTGGCCCCTGGACGTACTGGGCAGTTGGTGCCTGTCCGCCCTGCTGCTGAGTTGCGTCGTCTGGTCGGTAGGGCGGGCGCTCTCCGTCAACCGCCCTGCTCCGGCGCCGGCTCGTGGCCCGCAGCCGCCTCGTGCATCGCCAACTCCAGGGCCACGGGATCGATGA